Part of the Deinococcus grandis genome, CGGTGACATGCGCGGCTTCCAGGCGCGGGAGGCTGACGTGCGCGGCGGCGAGGTCCACGAACACCCAGCTCTGACCGCTGTCCCGCTCGGCCGGAAGGGTCACGGCGGCCTGCGTGAGCCACTCGATGGCGCGCAGGTTCTGGCCGCGCATGCGGGCCGTGTGGCCCAGACCCCGGCGGGCCTGTTGCAGGTGATAGAGGTTCCCTTCCTGCTCGGCGCGGGTCAGGGTCTGCGTGTACAGCGCCTCGGCGCGGTTCCAGTCGCCCCCCGCGCGCAGCACGGCGGCCAGTCCGTTGCGGCCCGACCCCCGGTGCGCCGGGTCGAGCCGCACGCACGCCTCGAAGCAGTCCTGCGCCTGATCCAGTTCGGCGTGGTGCAGGTGCGCGTAGCCCTTGGTGCTCATCACCCAGCCTTCCATGGCCTGACCGCGCGCCTCGAGCGCCGCCGTGGCCAGGAGTTCGATGGCGTGCGCGTGCCGCCCGGTGAACAGCTGACACACGCTGAATTCCACGGTGGTCAGCGTGCGGGCGCGGCCGTCGCTGAGGCGGATGGCGGCGCGGTAGTCGTCCTCCCAGCCGGGTGTTTTCAGGTGGTGCCGGGCCTGGGCGCGGGCGCGCAGCGCGAGCCCCTGCTCGTAACCGGTCAGGCGCGAGGTGTCCCGCAGGGCAAGTTCAGCGTGATGCAGGGCGTCTTCGTGGCGTTTATCCTGCGCGAGGCGCCACGCGAGCATGACATGCGCGCTGGGTGCCGTGACGGGCCGCTGCGCGTAGGTCCGCGCGACCCGTTCCAGTTCCGGCTGCCGGGGGACGTTCACGTGCAGGCGCAGGTGCAGCCGCGCCGCCGCGAGGTCGTCCGGTTCGGCGGGGGGCATGCTCTCGAACCAGCCCAGCAGTTGCGTGAAGCGCTCGCCGGTCCGCGCAGCGTGAAAGGCGGCCTCGATGGTCCGGCGAGCCAGGTCCCACTGCCCGCTCCCGATCAGGGCCGCAATGGACTCGTCGAAGGCGCTGTCACGTTGCGTGGACCGGCTGGGCACGCGCGCATCCTAGGCCACCAGACTGCACGGTCAGATGAGTCCCGCGTTCCTGAGTGAGGGAACACCGGCCCTTCTGATGACTGGCATTTGTGCTCACCGGGTCTCCGTCCAGCCACTACCTATTGATAGCGGCATAAATTCGCATTCATGAGCTGATGAGGCAAGTCGATATACCGAACCCGCTGCCAAGCCGTCACAAGCTTTGCTTGCAGCTCCGAGACCGAGCGGGCACAGAAGTTCCCCAGCATATTGCGCTTCACATACGCCCACACCAGCTCGATCGGGTTCAACTCCGGCGCATAGGGTGGCAAAAACACCAGCGACAGGCGTTCGTGGAGACCCACGAACGCCTGTGTTGCCTTCGCCCGGTGGATCCCGGCGTTATCCAGCACCACCACGATCTCCCCCTGAACGTGGCGGAGCAGGTGCTGGAAGAATCGGATGACGTCCCCACTCCGAATCGCCCCAGACTTCGTCTGCTGGAAGAACCGCCCATCCGACGTGATCGCACCGATGGTCGAGAGTTTCTCCCAATTGGCCGGGAGCGTGACCAGGGGCGTCACGCCCCTGGTCGACCACGTGCGCCGTCGTACGCCTTTCAGCGAGAACCCGACCTCATCCAGATACACCAGGGTCGCGCCCTCAGCGACCTTTTTTTCCCAACTCCGGTGCGACCTGTTCTTTCCAGGACGCGATCCGGAGTTCATTGCGCTCTGCCGCCCGCCCATCCGGCATTTGCGGCGTGAAACCCAACTGGCGAAGGATTTTTCGGACGTGGTCGTGGTGATACCACACGTCAAAGTGACGTCCGATCAGATCAGTGACCCGACGTGTCGTCCACGTCGGATCAGGGAACCCGTGGTGCACCGCACCCTCCCGCAGGAAGGTGCGCAATTGTTCGTGTTGTGCCGCTGTGAGCCGCGAGGTTGCGCCACTGGCAATGGTGGCCTTCAAGCCACCATTGCGTCGTAGTCGTGCTTTCCAGGTGTAGACCGTATGGACGGAGACACCGAAGTGATTCGCAATCTCTTGGTTCCGATGGGTTCCGCGTTCAATCCATGCGAGAGCGGCGAGGCGGCGCTCCTCGAGTTGAGCGCGGGAGTAGTGGGTCGGTTGCCAACCGGGCATGTGGCCAGTCTATCAACTCAGATCTTCGCCGTGATCAATATATGTGTTTTACAGATACGAGATGTGATCCTGATTCGATCCCCGCCTGTTGCGTGATAGATACCTCACTGCCATTCGACAGGTCTGAGCCGGCGCAGAAGAACAGATCGAATGGGTGACGATGACCTGCCGACTGTGCCGGGCGGCCTGGACCTGCTGCGGCTGGCCTTCGAGAACCTGTTCGGGAACGCCATCAAGTACACCGCGGGCCGCGTGCAGGCACGGATCGAGCTGGGGGTCACGACTGCCTGCCCTGACCCAGTGGTCTACATGCAGGAAGACGGGGTCGGATTCGATCCGCGGTACGTGGATCGCCTGTTCGACGAGAAGGCATTCCAAGTGATCGGAATGAGTCTCGTGAACGTGCAGCAGATCATCGAACGGCACGGCAGGACCGTCTACCAAGAGTTTCCAGGCAGGAAAAAAGCTCGACGAGAACGAAGGCCCAAGAGGGAGGGGATTGAACTTCCCCGGTCTCATGGGCCTTCATGCGAAGTGACTATGCCTCGCACCCCCAGCCTATCGCGAAGCGTCATCACGGCGCTGCTGAACCGAGCCACCAGCATCAGTGCCGTCGTCCCCTACGGCACCGTCGGGAAAAGCACCCTGTGCCAATCCCTGGCGCAGGAGACCTTCGCGTCCACAGCTGATCTCAAACGTCGAGCCAGGAACGCGCCCGATGGCGCGTTCCTGGCCGTTGATTTCGTCATGGTGCCTCACGCCGGGGTGGAGATGGAAGGCGTGACCTACCACTACAGCGGTCAGGCCCACACCCGACTCGGTCATCAATTCACCTCAGCGGCCCTCGTCAAGTTCGGCGAAGATCCGGTGCCGCTCCTGGAGCGCTTCAAGGTCTCCCAGAGGCTCGAAACATCCCAGTATCCCTATCGCACCGCCACGCAGGAGATGATCCACACCGTCAACGCGTGCCGCACGGCCGGTGTGCCGATCGCGGGGCTCTTGCTGGACGGAGAGTTCGGTCGAGATGCCGCCGTGACTTTCAGTCAAGAAACCCAGATCGCCGTGCTCATCCGGGCGAAAGCGTCGATGACGGTGCAGTTTGAGGGTGAGTCCCTCACCCTCGATGCCCTGGGCCAGAAGTTTCCGCCACAACGTTGCCACCCGTACGACGCGTTCGGGTGGCGAGTCCGTCGCCTGCGCGTGTCACGTGAGGTGGGTGACTTCGATGTCCTCATCGTGTGGCGCAAGGTGCATGGTGAATGGACCCGGTTTTTCCTGTTCAAGACCTGTTGCGCAGTAGAGGTCGGAGCAGGTAGGTTCAAGGGTGTTGCGGCTTGAGAAGCTGAAATCCAGGGGCGGTCCTTTGAACGGCTGGTGGGGTGCGTACGCTGGTGAAATCCGGCGGGCGGCGCTGGAGTTATCCGGCACGTCCCGCTGGATGAAATCGGCACCCTGCGCTGGGCGAATCCGGCACCCTCTGCTGGATGTCGGCACCCGACACGTACACGAGACTCCCTTGGTCATCCTGAAGGATGACCAGAAAGCGAGCGTCTATGCGAAAAATCAGAGAAGTCTTGCGCTTGAAGTTGGACCTCAAACTGAGCGACCACCAGGTCGGGCAGAGTGTCGGTCTGGCGCGCAACACGGTTCAGGACTACCTCATCCGAGCGAAACAGGCCGGGCTGACCTGGCCACTTCCCCCTGACCTGGATGACCACCAGCTTGAACAGCAACTGTTCAAGCAACAGGATCAGGCGGCGCAGCGTGCCGTGCACATTCCCGATTGGGCTGCACTGGACCGAGAACTCCGGCGCAAAGGCGTTACACGCCAACTCCTGTGGGAAGAATATCGGCGCCAGCATCCCGATGGCTGGCAGTACGCGACGTTCAACGAACACTACCGTCACTGGAAAGCCGCGAGCGGTTTGACCATGCGTCAAACCCACCGAGCAGGGGAAAAACTCTTCGTCGACTACGCCGGACTGACCGTGCCCATCACGGATCCAAAAACCGGAAAAGTAAGTGCAGGACAGGTGTTTGTGGCGACCCTGGGAGCCAGTGACTATACCTACGCGGAAGTCACACGCACGCAGAGCGTTCCGGACTGGATTGCCTCGCATGTCCGTGCCCTGGCGTTTTTCGGCGGTGTCCCGGACATCATCGTTCCTGACAACCTCAAGGCTGGCGTGCACCACGCCAGCCGCTACGAACCTGAGCTGAACCGCACCTATCAGGAGTTTGCCCAGCACTACGATGTCGCGATCATTCCGACCCGGGTTCGTAAGCCCAAAGACAAGGCCCTGGTCGAAGTGCATGTGCAAATCGTGGAACGCCGGATTCTGGCGCCCCTTCGTGATCGGGTGTTGTTCAGCGTGTCGGAAGCGAATGCACTGATCTGGGCGCTGGTCGAGGCACTGAATCAGCAACCGTTTCAGAAACGACCCGGCAGTCGGCGCAGTGAGTTCGAAGCCCTGGATCGCCCCCTACTCCGCCCTTTACCCATCCAACCGTTCGAAATTGCGGAGTGGAAGCAGGCTGTGGTGGGGCTGGATTACCACGTCGTCGTCCTGGGGCACGCCTATAGCGTGCCCCACCTGCACGCCAGGACGCGGGTGGATGTTCGCCTGACTCCGCAGCTCATCGAAATCTACCGGGCAGGACAGCGGA contains:
- a CDS encoding tetratricopeptide repeat protein, with translation MPSRSTQRDSAFDESIAALIGSGQWDLARRTIEAAFHAARTGERFTQLLGWFESMPPAEPDDLAAARLHLRLHVNVPRQPELERVARTYAQRPVTAPSAHVMLAWRLAQDKRHEDALHHAELALRDTSRLTGYEQGLALRARAQARHHLKTPGWEDDYRAAIRLSDGRARTLTTVEFSVCQLFTGRHAHAIELLATAALEARGQAMEGWVMSTKGYAHLHHAELDQAQDCFEACVRLDPAHRGSGRNGLAAVLRAGGDWNRAEALYTQTLTRAEQEGNLYHLQQARRGLGHTARMRGQNLRAIEWLTQAAVTLPAERDSGQSWVFVDLAAAHVSLPRLEAAHVTDLLGRAGPLVSEDADRAEIVRAELARRQGDHARAAQLLRPLNPRLLWLREEASALPDLFTLLGPDAPHPLPRQDTLRVDVRAAGYPDVRVNGRPVTLPDLALVALVALLDAGGTLDAESLADAVRDDAPRTPRQRAQRASRAVQQLRGGLGWPGSVTHAHGRYRLDPGAAWSYDVLNLQRVGEPIPAFLRGVHAFPWVTDREQDLLLGGED
- the istA gene encoding IS21 family transposase, with the translated sequence MRKIREVLRLKLDLKLSDHQVGQSVGLARNTVQDYLIRAKQAGLTWPLPPDLDDHQLEQQLFKQQDQAAQRAVHIPDWAALDRELRRKGVTRQLLWEEYRRQHPDGWQYATFNEHYRHWKAASGLTMRQTHRAGEKLFVDYAGLTVPITDPKTGKVSAGQVFVATLGASDYTYAEVTRTQSVPDWIASHVRALAFFGGVPDIIVPDNLKAGVHHASRYEPELNRTYQEFAQHYDVAIIPTRVRKPKDKALVEVHVQIVERRILAPLRDRVLFSVSEANALIWALVEALNQQPFQKRPGSRRSEFEALDRPLLRPLPIQPFEIAEWKQAVVGLDYHVVVLGHAYSVPHLHARTRVDVRLTPQLIEIYRAGQRIAVHHRVSEEHGRTMRHTTLAEHMPTHHRQLAALNADALIQQAQAIGEQTAALVCAIFDGEQHPEQQKRTVLGILRLHREYGARLPAARRRALFLQAHSLQSVRSILKHRLDEAELPAASEVLPVAVHSNLRGPQYFADLDEPDTDRVLN
- a CDS encoding IS630 family transposase (programmed frameshift); the protein is MPGWQPTHYSRAQLEERRLAALAWIERGTHRNQEIANHFGVSVHTVYTWKARLRRNGGLKATIASGATSRLTAAQHEQLRTFLREGAVHHGFPDPTWTTRRVTDLIGRHFDVWYHHDHVRKILRQLGFTPQMPDGRAAERNELRIASWKEQVAPELEKKVAEGATLVYLDEVGFSLKGVRRRTWSTRGVTPLVTLPANWEKLSTIGAITSDGRFFQQTKSGAIRSGDVIRFFQHLLRHVQGEIVVVLDNAGIHRAKATQAFVGLHERLSLVFLPPYAPELNPIELVWAYVKRNMLGNFCARSVSELQAKLVTAWQRVRYIDLPHQLMNANLCRYQ
- a CDS encoding ATP-binding protein, producing MGDDDLPTVPGGLDLLRLAFENLFGNAIKYTAGRVQARIELGVTTACPDPVVYMQEDGVGFDPRYVDRLFDEKAFQVIGMSLVNVQQIIERHGRTVYQEFPGRKKARRERRPKREGIELPRSHGPSCEVTMPRTPSLSRSVITALLNRATSISAVVPYGTVGKSTLCQSLAQETFASTADLKRRARNAPDGAFLAVDFVMVPHAGVEMEGVTYHYSGQAHTRLGHQFTSAALVKFGEDPVPLLERFKVSQRLETSQYPYRTATQEMIHTVNACRTAGVPIAGLLLDGEFGRDAAVTFSQETQIAVLIRAKASMTVQFEGESLTLDALGQKFPPQRCHPYDAFGWRVRRLRVSREVGDFDVLIVWRKVHGEWTRFFLFKTCCAVEVGAGRFKGVAA